The region AGGCGAGCGCCGTCTGGATGTCGCGTTCGAGCAAGCGCGCGGGCTGGTCACGCAGCGCGAGCGGCGCGAAGGCTTCGATCCGTCCAACCCGCAGATCGCCGGCGGCGAGCAGGTCCTGGCGCGGCTCAAGGAGGCGGCCTGTCGGGCCGGTGCTCCCACGCAGCAGGCCGGGCGCGCGGCGCGATCGGCGACCTGTTGATCCTGCGGCGTTGCGGCCGTCGAGGAGCTTGGCTTTAAAGCGCCCGGCGCCGTTCCTGTGCTTGACAGCACCACCAGGACGATTACGGCAGAACGCCCTGTCCGATCTCAGCCCGTACCGGAACCCTCATGAGCCCCCACACGACACCCGTCCTGATGCTGGTCGCATCGAACGTCTTCATGACCTTCGCCTGGTACGGACATCTCAAGTTCAAGACATCGCCCCTCTGGATCGCCGTTATGGGCAGCTGGGCCATCGCGTTCGTCGAGTACTGGTTCGCCGTGCCGGCCAACCGGATCGGCTCTGCGGTCTATTCGGCGGCCGAACTCAAGACCATGCAGGAGGTCATCACCCTCGTGGTCTTCGCGGTCTTCTCGGTCTTCTACCTGAAGGAGCCCCTCGGCTGGAACCATCTGATCGGCTTCGGCCTCATCGCCACGGGCGCCGCCTTCATCTTCCAGGCGCGCTAATCCGGTCCCGGATATGACGTTCCTCGTCTATGCCGGCGCGGCGCTCGCCGAGATCGCCGGGTGCTTTTCCTTCTGGGCCTGGTTGCGGCTCGGCAAGTCTCCCCTGTGGCTCGTGCCCGGCATGGGGGCGCTTGCCCTCTTTGCCTATCTCCTGACCCTGGTTCCGGCCGATGCCGCTGGCCGGGCCTATGCGGCCTATGGCGGGGTCTACATCGTCGCCTCTATCCTGTGGCTCTGGATCGCCGAAGGCGCGCGGCCGGACCGCTGGGACATTGCGGGTGCGGGCATCTGCATGGCCGGCGCGGCGCTCATCCTGTTCGGGCCGCGAGGGTGAGGGGGAACACTATACTAGGGGATACTAGGGGGCAGCAGCGTGTCCTCGCACCCTCCACGTCATCACCGGCCTCGTGCCGGTGATCTCGACCGGAAATGCGTCGCGCTTCACGGCATCGGGATGGCCGGCACAAGGCCGACCATGACGTGCGGAGATGATCGTACGCCCCTCACGTCGCCGGCTTCATGCGCAGGATCCGGCCGTTGCGGGAATCCGTCAGCAGGTAGACGAGGCCGTCCGGGCCCTGGCGCACGTCGCGGATGCGCTCGCCGAGCTGCTGCAGCATGCGCTCTTCGCCGGTGACGCGGTTGCCGTCGGTTTCGAGCCGCGACACGAGCTTGCCCGACAGGGCGCCGACGAGGATGCTGCCGCGCCAGGCCGGGAACTGGTCGCCCGTGTAGAAGGCCATGCCGGAGGGCGCAATGGATGGGTCCCAGTAGAAGACAGGCTGCTCAAGGCCCTCCTTCTTCGTACCTTCGCCGATCTTCGCGCCGGAATAATCGACCCCGTAGGAGATCACCGGCCAGCCGTAATTCTTGCCCTTCTGCGGGATGTTCAGCTCGTCGCCGCCGCGGGCGCCGTGCTCCACGGTCCAGAGTTCGCCCGTGATCGGGTGGAGCGCGGCCGATTGCAGGTTGCGGTGGCCGAGGGACCAGATCTCGGGCCGGGTATCCCCCCGGTTCAGGAACGGGTTGCCGGGAGCCGCGCCCCCTTCGGGCTTGATGTGGACGATCTTGCCGATGTGGTTGGCCGGGTTCTGCGCCTGGTCGCGCAGGTCGAACCGGTCGCCGAGGGTCACGAAGAGGTTGCCGTCGCGGTCGAACACGAGGCGCGAGCCCCAATGGTTGTTGCCGGTATGCGCCGGTTCCTGGCGGAAGATGACCTGCGTCTCCTTGAGGGCGGTCCCGTCCTGGTTGAGGCGGCCGCGGGCGACGGTCGTGCCGGAGCGGCCTTCCCCGCGATCCTCCGCGAAGCTCAGGTAGACGAGGCGGTTCTGCGCGAAAATCGGGTCGAGGGCGACGTCGAGGAGGCCGCCCTGTCCGCGCGCGGCGATCTTTGGGAGGCCCCGGATCGGCTCGGAGATGGTGCCGTCGGCGTCGATGGTGCGCAGGCGGCCGGGGCGTTCCGTCACGAGCATGCGGCTGTCGGGCAGGAAGGCGAGACCCCAGGGATTCTCGAGGTTGCGGGCCAGCGTCTCGACGATCACCTCGACCTTGTCGGTGCGAAGGCGCTGGGTGTCCTGGGCCAGGGC is a window of Microvirga lotononidis DNA encoding:
- a CDS encoding DMT family protein → MSPHTTPVLMLVASNVFMTFAWYGHLKFKTSPLWIAVMGSWAIAFVEYWFAVPANRIGSAVYSAAELKTMQEVITLVVFAVFSVFYLKEPLGWNHLIGFGLIATGAAFIFQAR
- a CDS encoding YnfA family protein — its product is MTFLVYAGAALAEIAGCFSFWAWLRLGKSPLWLVPGMGALALFAYLLTLVPADAAGRAYAAYGGVYIVASILWLWIAEGARPDRWDIAGAGICMAGAALILFGPRG
- a CDS encoding PQQ-dependent sugar dehydrogenase, which codes for MLSPRIALACALALGAIPSALAQDTQRLRTDKVEVIVETLARNLENPWGLAFLPDSRMLVTERPGRLRTIDADGTISEPIRGLPKIAARGQGGLLDVALDPIFAQNRLVYLSFAEDRGEGRSGTTVARGRLNQDGTALKETQVIFRQEPAHTGNNHWGSRLVFDRDGNLFVTLGDRFDLRDQAQNPANHIGKIVHIKPEGGAAPGNPFLNRGDTRPEIWSLGHRNLQSAALHPITGELWTVEHGARGGDELNIPQKGKNYGWPVISYGVDYSGAKIGEGTKKEGLEQPVFYWDPSIAPSGMAFYTGDQFPAWRGSILVGALSGKLVSRLETDGNRVTGEERMLQQLGERIRDVRQGPDGLVYLLTDSRNGRILRMKPAT